The stretch of DNA TTCACAGCAACCCGCGACTCTGGTTGCGCATGGCCGAGGCCTGCATCATGGAGCACGAGGCAGTAAGTACCGAGAAACCCATCCCTAAGCATGgagattatttatttgactttgCAGAATCTGGCAGAGGACGAACGTCAGTCGTTAGCTGGAGCTGCCACCCCGCCTTCATCCACGTCGTACGCGTAAGTGCCGCCCAGAATCCTGATAAAGCTTCGACTTATTCTTGCAACTGTTCCACAGACCACAATCGGCTGGTGTGCCGGAGCCAACACTGGAGTTTGCTGCCCTATGCCTGCGCAGTGCTCTTACTCTGACGCTGCACCACAAGGCTAGCTTCCATTTGGTTTACTCGCCGGAGGAGACACCCGAGCAGCGGGATCCCACGCAGCAGTCGTGGCGCCAACTGCAAGACAATAATTTTTGCAACCCATCGAAACCGATTAGCCTGGAATCGCTTGAAAATATGCTGGCCGCCATCTATGCGGCGCACAGCTTCGTTTCGCTGCGCCTGGGCGATCACATAACGGCCCTGGAAATGGCCGAGCAGCTTCTACGCGGCGAGCGTCTGTCGGATGCACACAAGTAAAGAGTCCGCCCTGATTGCTAGCATATTATAGATTACTTAAACTCTTATTGTATCCACAGATTGCTGGGCCATATGTACGCCGGCGAAGCGCTGATGCTGATGGACAAAGCCGCGGAGGCGCGCGATCATTTGGATCCGACATTTGTTAGCTCTCTGGATGCCTTTGATCTGGAGACACGCGACTGGCAGCTCAAGTCGCTGGACGCTGCCCAGAATGTGGTGCGGTACAACCTGGCCGTGGCCATGACCCTGCAGAACGACTATCAGCAGGCGAAAACCTTCCTCTCCACACTCACCCACTCGATTGTGAGCATCAAGGCGCGTGCGCTACGTCGCTACATAGACCTCAAGTTGGGAGCACCCAATGCCAACGCCGTTACCGCCGGATCGCTCAGTTAGACATACAAATCAAATGTGTAAATAATAGACGGAATCGAAACATGAATGGAGTGCAGATTGAGAACACATTGTAAATATAGAGAAATCAAGTCGCTGACAGACAGAGTCCCGCAGAGTTTTTCCTAAAACGATTTCATCGCCAATTTGTTAGGCTAACCATGAAAAATCTTTGCAATTTCTCTCGCTATAAGTAACCTTTAGAGATTTAAGCAGTTTGCAATGATTAGTCGGTTggttctgttgcttttgttggctgctggcagcttgGTTGACTTTGCCACATCGAATTCTGTGAGTGGCAGCTTGGTAGATTTCCAGCTCCCCTGACTTAGCTTTATCCCTCACCCAAGCTGAGTCTCGTTGGCATGCACAACTATCCGGTGGAGCAGCACAGGCTGACGACGAGAGATGGCTACATCCTCACCATATTTCGCATTCCGTACTCGCAGCGTGAAGGCGGACGCAAGCAGGTTGTCTTCCTGCAGCACGGCATCACTGGCTCCTCCGATGATTGGCTGCTGAGCGGCCCCAACAGTGGGCTGCCATTTCTGCTGGCCGATGCGGGCTTTGACGTGTGGCTGGGCAACTCTCGGGGCAATGAAAACGGACGCGCGCACAAGATACTGGATCCCAAGAACGACACATTCTGGAAGTTTAGCTGGCACGAGATTGGGGCCTACGATCTGCCAGCACAGATCGACTATGTGCTGAGGAAAACGAAGCAAGCGGCGCTGCATTTTGTTGGTCACTCACAGGGCGGCACCGCCTACGTGGTGATGCTCGCGGAGCATCCAAAGTACAATGAGAAAATAATGACAACAAATCTGCTGGCACCCCTGGCCTTCTGCAGCAATATGGAATCGAAGCTTATGACGCTGGTACTGAAGGTAAACGATTACATGGTCGAGGGGGAGTATACTCCGGGCAGCCTGACGCAGCACACGTTATCCGAAGTGGTGTGCTCCACCATGATTGGGAAGCACCTCTGTCAGGACATGCTGTTCACGCTCATCGGTGGCAAGTCGCCGCACATAAACAGGGTGAGTAAGGTGCTCCGGATATTCATGAATAATCTGTTATCAAACTACCGCAGACACTCATCCCGCAGCTGGGAAATAAGGCATCATTCGGCTTCTCCAACAGGCTGCTGAAGCACTACGCGCAGGTGTTCAAAACGGGTCGCTTTGCCAAGTACGATCATGGGAATGCCACGAATCTGAGGGTTTACGGTACGAGTCGGCCGCCACTCTACGAGCTGAGCAACGTTGCGCCGGCAGACAGGGTGAATATGTTCTACAGCGACAACGACCAGCTGCTGTCAGCTGAGGATGCGCAGACACTTGGCCAGCGCATTGCTGCCACTCAGCATCACGTGAAGGTGAAGAACTGGAACCATTTGGATTATGTTTACGCCACAGACGTCGTGCAGGTCATCTACCGACAGCTAATTCAATCGATCCGTGACTACGAGGCGAGTCCCATCTGATTTGAATgctatttaaatatatgcCAGAGAAGTTGTATTATTCCCTCAATGCTTCATCGTTTTACTCTTTCTACAACCCGTGGACTAGTCcgatttaaatatgtattttcatGATTTTCAGATGCCATCGGTTTAATttcgccatttgccattttccctGCGACAAATCGTATGCaaaataagaataaaataaTGATTTCAATCATCATTTGCAGCACGCAAGTGGCTAAGGAAAGTTAAGGAAACTCTGCGGGTAGCCCAAGGCGTAACAAGTAACAGCGCCTCCCTCCCATTAAGCCACTGAGGTCCGGCCTGTGCCTGGCCGTTGGCCGTTGGCCCTTTGCCACCCCGCCACACACAGTAATGGCCATTTTGCATGCGTGCCCAGGTGGACTACCTTTAGGGGGTTGGGTAGCTATAGCAACTTTGGCAAACAATGAGGGTTACGCCTGGGCCCACTCCCGACCACGCAGTCGACTTGTTTACTTGGCTACCTCCttggctgcaactgcaatcgATGTGTGGCAGAGGTTTCAGTTCCCATTTGAATTTCGCCAGCGTAAGTCCCGCggatatctacatacatagatCATGTGCTTCCTCTCGGTGCTCGTGTTGGTGGTCCTAATGCACTTTGGGAGCTGCTCTCTGTCGAGCATAATGCCGCCAGCGTCGCCAGTGCCGGTGCCCACGCCCCACACATTTCGATTCCAGAAACCGCAGCAGTGCCTCAAGCATGAGTTCTACAACCTCAACTACTTTGACTGTGTGCCATGCAACGAGGCTGGAGACACAGGAAAACTGCAGCCAGACAGTGAGTATTCTGACTATTGatcaaacagcaaaagaaccCCCCAGGGAGACATGGAGTATGGGGGCTTGAATTGGTGTCATATGGCGGGGGGAGGTTGCACCCCACTTTGAATAATTCATTCTTCCCCTTAGAATTCTCCTGCAAGTGCCCTGCCGGACATTTATCCATCTATGAGCGTGGCAAGACTTGGCCCACCTGCGACGAGATATGCTCCACAGCGCCGGACCGCAGCGAGAACTGCACAAcggtgtggctgccacagcccaAGCCTGCCACGCACTGCAGCTGGCAGTACCTCAATGCGACCTCGGTCTTTGCCAGCCAATTGCCAGTTCATCCGCTGATCTCTGGCATCATTCTGACCAAAACGAATCCCgcgagcaacagcagcgactgcCAGAGCTGCGATCAGACGTACAATTTCCGCTACCAGGACTACTGCCTGGCCGATGGTCTGCTGCGCCCCTACCTCCACTACAATGCCTTCTGGCAGTCCACAACCAGCGGGAGGCAGAGCCCGAatggagccaccgccacccactTTGGTGACCTCAAGTTCGTGGCCTTCTTCTGCCTGACCCTGAGGAACGACACTGCCTGCCAGCAGTTGGCAAACCTGTGCGGGCTCTCGCACTACTCCCTCGAGAAGCATTCGCCCTGCAGCGCCTTCCTGCTCACGCAGGTCTCGGATGTCGTGATGAAGTATGCCCATTCCGGGGAGCAGGTGCGCTCGCTGCAGCCGTTTCTCTTCTACAAAAAGGGCAAGACCACCAAGGATCTGCTCTCGAAGACCCTCCAGCTGGCGGACCGCAAGCAGCTGCAACTTTTCAGCACCAGCTTTGGCCTGGAGGGCAGACTGAAGCGCTGGGGACCGTTCACACTGGACATGGTTAATCTGTGCCCACAGCCAGCTCCAACTCTGCGACTTGCCCAACCCAAAGGCGAGGCGGAGGTGTCTTGTCAACTCTCTCTGGAGCGGCTCATAGActtggccagccagcaggccaACGATAATTACCTCACGCTCTTCCTCAACTTTAGCAGCAACTGGCAGTTcctgctccaccagctgccCGTGCTCATCGAGACCCTGTCGCCAGAGAATCAGGTGAGCTTTGTGCGATTTCAGAGTGAATTTTTATTGTCATTTTTCCCCATGCAGCGCccgcagcaggaggagtggcAGCTGGTGAAACGTTTCCAACTTATTGCCGCCCTGCCCAGGGACACTCGCCATCATCAGACTGTGCCGCACTACGAGGATGGCCACAAGCTGCAGGTGTATCGCTCGCTGCGCTACGTCGAGGATCTGGAACTGCACTACACGCTGGACGAGAAGCACAAAGATCGTGTGGGACTGCCCCTCATTCGTCTCCGCTATCGCCACATCGAGTTGACAGGCAATGCCTCGCTCTCCGAGTCCTATCCATTCCGGCTGAGGGTTACTTACCAGCAAACGGCGCGAGGTTGGGACTGGCTCATCATGGAAGTGGCGctcccgctgctccttctgttggCCTTCACGGCGGCGGCCTTTCGCTTGCAGAACCTGCGGCGCAGGCGCCATGCGGAGCTCTGTCAGACCAGCAGCCTGTTGGAATTTCTGCTCCAACTGGCCAGCAATGTGGCATACGCCCTCTTGGccactgctctgctgctgctggccctgcaCGCCTCCAGCCCCCACCTGCTCAGGCCTCTGATATATTCCGCctgtctgctgcagctgatttTCCTGGGTGTGCACCTGTGGCGTTCCAGCCAGCTCGAGCTTTTTCTCATCGACTGGGAACGACCACGTAGCAGCTGCGAGGGTCAGCGCCTCAACCTGGACAGCTCCTCGCTCTGCTCCAGCGTGCGCACCTACGTGGCCGAGAGCAGTGTGTCCGCCTGGCGCATTCTCTTCATGGCCAATGCCTGGATACGCCTCAGTGTGGCCCAGAAATACTCCACCCTGGGACAGGTTTTCATGCTCGTGGCAGTGTACCAGTTCCTggagcagcacacacatggccaTGTGGGTCTGCGCTGTGCGCTGATCTCGGGCAGCTACATATTCACGTATCTACTACAGATCATGGGACATCGTCTGCTCATCAACAATCCCCTACAGAAGTTTATTGATCTCTGCAGCTTGGCCAACATTTCACTGTTCTCGCTGCTGGAGCCTGGCTTTGGTTACTACATCCACGGCAGGTCGCCGCATGGCTTTGCGGACACGGACATGTCTTCCATGATCCTACAGCTGCAGAAGACTCAGAACATGTCCGGGCGTCGTGGCCTGCTCATGGACTCTGACAAGCAGGCCTACATCATACTGCCGCCAAGAAATTTGCAGTaagctgagagagagaactttAGCAGCAACTTATTTATCGTATTCATCCTTATTCACAGCATCTACTTggagcgcctgctgctgccgtttcaGCGCAGTGTCACTGGCAGCCTGTCGCAGACGCTGCTCTACCAGAAGGACATCATACCCAGCATCGATGGTCAGATAGAGCGCACATCCATAGCCTATGCGAGCGTGAATCGTTTCTTTTGCGCCTTCATTGATCATGTAAGAGCCAGTCCATCCAAGCCTTAGAGGATGTCCCTATCAAgctttgttctttcttttcttgcaGGCCATCAAGGACATGGACTACATCATCAAGGAAAAGACGCTGCTGGAAAAGTTGTTCAACTGCGAGATCGACAACTACATTACGGAGAGTGAGTGGACCTTAAGCCTTTCCTTTCATGCACATTACTTGGATTTTCTTTCTCCCATGGGTTTCCCCATTTGCAGACAAGGGAACCTTCTACATTGACGACTCGCTCAGCTTCTCTcgggtgctgctgttgggcaaTCATCTGAACATCTTTGTGCTGGAGATCCTACTGCTGTTAACCATCTTCCTGATGACTTCCAATCTGCTGATTGCTGGCGCTCTGGCTTGTGTCTTCAATTTGGTATGATCTCCATTGagtaatttgttttatttatttatttttatttattaattttcagcTACTGCGTCACATCTTCCGCGTTTGGGTGCGTCGCAATGTCTCCCGCAAGACACTCATCGATGAGCGTTTCCTGTTGTAGCCCCagtcggaggagcagcatctgCGTGAGGATGGATTCTTTGCCATTTAGAAACGGCCAgctatgatttttgtttacatttgttttgttttattttataatccACTCGATAGTAAGTAGTAGTACACATCCATATACAGTGATTAAACGTTAGTTATCGTTACCATAAAACTTATGTAtctaaaacaaataaaataatttccatagTTTCTGTCACAATCaacatgcacatacacatgcatacatacaaacacatacatacataatacacACGCCTATGCTACGCACAATCTATGTAGTTCATACCTTCCCTTTTGCTCGCTTTACATAAgtattgtttgctttgatttgattcatttTCTTATGTTGTGTTATAGGATTTATAATTTCATGCTTATTGTTTACTATGTGGCATCGATAGGAGTAGCAGCCATATCATATTATATTTATCATCTAGTTTAAGTATATaaatctttctttttttgtgtgtgtgtgtgtctctggcaATTGAAAACGTTTACGAAAATATTGACCATAGGGGACAGTTTTGAGgtgttttagtttagtttagtttagtttaccCTCTGATATCTGACTTTATTTGAAAACATTCTTCCATTTTTTGGATCTATTTGTGATCTGATCGTTATATGTACATCACTGGCGAGAGGtatcattttgtgtgtgtgcagtgcatTGCGTAGTTGTGTTTCCGTCTATGTTCGATCCATAGTTATTAGAATTACTTTAATCGTACTTGCTAAAACGTCAAACGTACAACATTCAAACATCTATTTACTGTTGCCTATGCGGTAATTAAGgggtttgatttatttgcataacTTGGCCAGAATGCAGCCAAACTTACTTACGAGTGTCTTCTTATAGGGTATACAGAATGTATGATGTTCTTAGGGCTTGCGACATTAGATCCTACTGATGTATGGGTTAGCAATGGATATCAAACATGCACTTATCAAATTCGAAATGATGTAAGATGTGCGTCATATGAGTtaataacataattataatgatGATAATAATTATAGTAAATATAGTAATTGATGTTAgtaaataatttgttaatttgttcatcttattgtttttttcgcTATCACAAAAGTAAATACAACTCCAACAGAGATAATAATGCAGAAAGGGGTATGCGGTATTCGGGTCGTCTATCAAATCTATCAAATAAAGATGAAAGATGATAATGATTTCACTCTAAATTGGAACTTTATATCTAGGTTTAATCTCTTACGCAAGGGTATACATATTTCGAtcatcatttccattttatattaaaattttatgtatattcaaCACTTagattgtatttatttattgatgtACCTAATTATGTCAATGGAGAGACGGGGTTTACATACATTAAACCATTTCCTTTGAACgtcaaaataaaatcatatcAAATGACTTGGCGTCGGTTATTTACAGATGCGATTTAACACTAGACATTTAAGTGGGAACACCTACTAGTGGGTTTTGTTCGCTAGAGAGCTTAGAAGTGCCATCGTGTATCTCATGTTTCAGGGTGGAAGCGAACGGCTATACAGTGAAGACTACGGATTGAGTGGAGTACGGTAGTGTTGGGTAAACGAACTGAATAAGTTCATATTAATCGTTCTTTTGATTTCGATCTGTTAACGATGTTTACCCAACACTAGAGCACGGGGGATATGTAGCTTTGTAGCAGCTTTGTGACATTTTTAAAGTCCA from Drosophila subobscura isolate 14011-0131.10 chromosome O, UCBerk_Dsub_1.0, whole genome shotgun sequence encodes:
- the LOC117897287 gene encoding meckelin, with product MCFLSVLVLVVLMHFGSCSLSSIMPPASPVPVPTPHTFRFQKPQQCLKHEFYNLNYFDCVPCNEAGDTGKLQPDKFSCKCPAGHLSIYERGKTWPTCDEICSTAPDRSENCTTVWLPQPKPATHCSWQYLNATSVFASQLPVHPLISGIILTKTNPASNSSDCQSCDQTYNFRYQDYCLADGLLRPYLHYNAFWQSTTSGRQSPNGATATHFGDLKFVAFFCLTLRNDTACQQLANLCGLSHYSLEKHSPCSAFLLTQVSDVVMKYAHSGEQVRSLQPFLFYKKGKTTKDLLSKTLQLADRKQLQLFSTSFGLEGRLKRWGPFTLDMVNLCPQPAPTLRLAQPKGEAEVSCQLSLERLIDLASQQANDNYLTLFLNFSSNWQFLLHQLPVLIETLSPENQRPQQEEWQLVKRFQLIAALPRDTRHHQTVPHYEDGHKLQVYRSLRYVEDLELHYTLDEKHKDRVGLPLIRLRYRHIELTGNASLSESYPFRLRVTYQQTARGWDWLIMEVALPLLLLLAFTAAAFRLQNLRRRRHAELCQTSSLLEFLLQLASNVAYALLATALLLLALHASSPHLLRPLIYSACLLQLIFLGVHLWRSSQLELFLIDWERPRSSCEGQRLNLDSSSLCSSVRTYVAESSVSAWRILFMANAWIRLSVAQKYSTLGQVFMLVAVYQFLEQHTHGHVGLRCALISGSYIFTYLLQIMGHRLLINNPLQKFIDLCSLANISLFSLLEPGFGYYIHGRSPHGFADTDMSSMILQLQKTQNMSGRRGLLMDSDKQAYIILPPRNLHIYLERLLLPFQRSVTGSLSQTLLYQKDIIPSIDGQIERTSIAYASVNRFFCAFIDHAIKDMDYIIKEKTLLEKLFNCEIDNYITENKGTFYIDDSLSFSRVLLLGNHLNIFVLEILLLLTIFLMTSNLLIAGALACVFNLLLRHIFRVWVRRNVSRKTLIDERFLL
- the LOC117897295 gene encoding lipase 3-like; this translates as MISRLVLLLLLAAGSLVDFATSNSLSLVGMHNYPVEQHRLTTRDGYILTIFRIPYSQREGGRKQVVFLQHGITGSSDDWLLSGPNSGLPFLLADAGFDVWLGNSRGNENGRAHKILDPKNDTFWKFSWHEIGAYDLPAQIDYVLRKTKQAALHFVGHSQGGTAYVVMLAEHPKYNEKIMTTNLLAPLAFCSNMESKLMTLVLKVNDYMVEGEYTPGSLTQHTLSEVVCSTMIGKHLCQDMLFTLIGGKSPHINRTLIPQLGNKASFGFSNRLLKHYAQVFKTGRFAKYDHGNATNLRVYGTSRPPLYELSNVAPADRVNMFYSDNDQLLSAEDAQTLGQRIAATQHHVKVKNWNHLDYVYATDVVQVIYRQLIQSIRDYEASPI